The following coding sequences lie in one Silene latifolia isolate original U9 population chromosome 5, ASM4854445v1, whole genome shotgun sequence genomic window:
- the LOC141657940 gene encoding uncharacterized protein LOC141657940 has product MPESIPTSDQTSDQYSPFDDPLFLTQNDQPNLKLTDVLFDGTNFLQWQRDVVQALLSKNKSGFITGECSMPEKNDKTYNQWISYEQVQTTVLSMDPLPSINRTLGLLQKIEKQKVINDSVNEFSVESASFVSKKRIKESSLQGQPSKRVKDDLCDSWFDSVCEHCTKPGHVIADCHRLKTCTFCNIKGHIIERCYKYRAFKKGKGKLAESCAPTANNVLVSHHDQDEEYVDLSPVDSIVPYTQAVHYPGMPANVPSDMVQGIINFVMQQVSKAYSGENTSLHSAVNFAGMVSDHISIPVQSKARITHSSSWIVDTGASEHITFQYPLLHNVKTLVKPIYVALPDGTLKQVFKTGQVYFTGSIMLQNVLYIPDFRQNLLSVGKLVSSTGLLVCFLSSKCLFQVPSNKSIVAVAQRTGDLYKININSKVVIPVSHSSVPHSNVSTVFLSSENTSADNKCNLSLIHARFGHSSLEKLQHVPCIKLNGIKNIFCETCILAKHYVLPFNRSTSHAKKCFDLIHIDVWGPYRIQSSTGARSFLTVLDDYSRNTWVFLLQNKTQVPGLIKSFVAYVENQFAAQIKIVRSDNGTEIFQKQCEDFFKTKGIKHQRSIAGRPQQNGRVERKHRHLLETARALKFQSNVPLKFWSECLLTATYMINKMPTKLLNWKSPYEVLFGEAPQYDELKVFGSLCFATKASSDKFQPRAFTFSDTIASVGVSDPPQNLEDTIPENLQDSQVVTPDAIPSTSGNQHQVSAMILLPGDLLGQSLLHLE; this is encoded by the exons ATGCCTGAATCTATTCCTACCTCTGATCAAACCTCTGATCAGTACTCGCCATTTGATGATCCACTTTTTCTTACTCAGAATGATCAACCCAATTTGAAGCTCACTGATGTACTGTTTGATGGAACAAACTTCTTGCAGTGGCAACGAGATGTTGTCCAAGCTTTGTTGTCCAAAAACAAGTCTGGCTTCATTACTGGTGAATGTTCAATGCCTGAGAAGAATGACAAGACTTACAATCAATGGATCAG CTATGAGCAAGTTCAAACTACAGTTCTTTCCATGGATCCTTTGCCTTCAATCAACAGGACATTGGGTTTGTTACAAAAGATTGAGAAGCAAAAGGTCATTAATGATTCTGTTAATGAATTCTCTGTGGAATCTGCTTCTTTTGTCTCTAAAAAGAGGATCAAAGAATCGAGTCTTCAAGGACAACCTTCCAAAAGGGTTAAAGATGATCTTTGCGACTCCTGGTTCGATTCTGTTTGTGAGCATTGTACCAAGCCTGGTCATGTTATTGCTGATTGTCATCGTCTCAAGACTTGCACTTTTTgcaatattaaaggtcatataatTGAGAGATGCTACAAATATAGAGCTTTCAAGAAAGGGAAAGGCAAGCTTGCTGAGTCTTGTGCACCTACTGCCAACAATGTCTTGGTTTCTCatcatgatcaagatgaagagtaTGTTGATCTTTCTCCTGTTGATAGCATTGTTCCTTATACTCAAGCGGTTCATTATCCAGGGATGCCAGCTAATGTTCCTTCTGATATGGTTCAAGGCATAATCAATTTTGTTATGCAGCAAGTTTCTAAGGCATATTCCGGTGAGAATACCTCTCTGCATTCTGCTGTCAATTTTGCAGGTATGGTTTCTGATCATATTTCCATTCCTGTACAATCTAAAGCTCGTATTACTCATTCTTCATCTTGGATAGTAGACACTGGTGCTTCTGAACATATTACATTTCAGTATCCTTTGTTACACAATGTTAAGACCTTAGTCAAACCTATATATGTGGCCTTACCTGATGGAACACTGAAACAAGTGTTTAAAACAGGTCAAGTATATTTCACTGGAAGTATTATGCTTCAGAATGTGCTTTATATCCCTGATTTTAGGCAAAACTTGTTATCTGTTGGTAAATTAGTCTCATCTACTGGTTTACTTGTTTGTTTCTTATCCTCTAAATGCTTATTTCAGGTCCCTTCAAATAAATCCATTGTTGCTGTTGCTCAGAGAACAGGCGATTTGTATAAGATTAATATCAACTCTAAAGTTGTAATTCCTGTATCTCATAGTTCTGTACCTCATAGCAATGTATCTACAGTTTTTCTTTCATCTGAGAATACTTCAGCTGATAATAAATGTAATCTTTCCTTGATTCATGCTAGATTTGGTCATTCTTCATTAGAGAAGCTACAACATGTACCTTGTATTAAACTCAATGGAATAAAGAATATCTTTTGTGAAACTTGTATTTTGGCCAAGCATTATGTTCTTCCTTTTAATAGAAGTACTTCACATGCAAAGAAATGCTTTGATTTGATACATATTGATGTTTGGGGTCCATATAGGATTCAATCTAGTACAGGGGCAAGATCATTTCTTACTGTCCTAGATGATTACTCTAGGAACACTTGGGTTTTTCTATTACAAAATAAGACACAGGTTCCTGGTTTGATTAAGAGCTTTGTAGCATATGTTGAGAATCAGTTTGCTGCTCAAATTAAGATTGTTAGGTCTGACAATGGTACAGAAATTTTTCAGAAACAATGTGAGGATTTCTTTAAGACAAAAGGCATTAAACACCAGAGAAGTATAGCTGGTAGGCCTCAACAAAATGGCCGTGTAGAAAGAAAACACAGGCATCTTCTAGAAACAGCTCGAGCTCTTAAGTTTCAGTCCAATGTTCCACTGAAATTTTGGTCTGAATGCTTATTAACTGCTACTTACATGATAAATAAAATGCCAACTAAGTTGCTTAATTGGAAATCACCATATGAGGTACTTTTTGGTGAAGCACCTCAGTATGATGAGTTAAAAGTTTTTGGTTCCCTTTGCTTTGCTACTAAAGCTTCTTCTGATAAATTTCAACCTAGAGCAT TTACTTTCAGTGACACAATTGCTTCTGTTGGAGTTTCTGATCCTCCACAAAATTTAGAAGATACTATTCCTGAAAACTTGCAAGATTCACAAGTGGTTACACCTGATGCTATTCCATCTACATCAGGTAATCAACATCAAGTCAGCGCAATGATTCTGCTGCCAGGAGACCTGTTAGGACAAAGTTTGCTTCATCTAGAATGA